One genomic segment of Nitratidesulfovibrio sp. includes these proteins:
- a CDS encoding peroxiredoxin, with the protein MSELITAASLPGKAAPDFRLADASGAPRALADFAGAWLVLYFYPKASTPGCTREARDFTCMLPDFAAAGAAVAGVSPDSPKAIGNFTLKQDLGVVLLSDPDRAVAKAYGAFGTKMLYGKAVTGIVRSTFLIGPDGTVRAAWSPVKVDGHAQAVLDELRRLTTG; encoded by the coding sequence ATGAGCGAACTGATCACCGCCGCCTCGCTGCCGGGCAAGGCGGCCCCCGACTTCCGGCTGGCGGACGCATCGGGCGCGCCGCGCGCCCTTGCCGACTTTGCCGGAGCATGGCTGGTGCTCTACTTCTACCCCAAGGCCAGCACCCCCGGCTGCACCCGCGAGGCGCGCGACTTTACCTGCATGCTGCCCGACTTTGCCGCAGCGGGCGCGGCAGTGGCCGGGGTAAGCCCCGATTCGCCGAAAGCCATCGGCAACTTCACGCTGAAGCAGGACCTGGGCGTGGTGCTGCTGAGCGACCCGGACCGGGCGGTGGCCAAGGCCTACGGCGCCTTCGGCACCAAGATGCTATACGGCAAGGCGGTGACCGGCATCGTGCGGTCCACCTTCCTCATCGGGCCGGATGGCACGGTGCGGGCGGCGTGGTCGCCGGTGAAGGTGGACGGGCATGCCCAGGCGGTGCTGGACGAACTGCGGCGGCTGACGACAGGATAA
- a CDS encoding AsmA family protein produces MNRTLKLVAAAIGALVILAAAAIAIVVATINPNDYKGRIADAARSATGRELVFDGDLSLSFFPWLGVAFGPMHLGNPPDFPKAPAPSPASGDDDIFLRIKGGGLRVAFMPLLSKRVEVAELMLDGLHLNLVRAADGRTNWDFAKPGQAPAAPASPAAPTPQPAQPQASGGAPMAVAVDSLSVNGASLSFRDLGTGQQFRARDLNINVNGLAPGGDPADIKLVVAMSGQKPDIEADLSVIAKVQSDLDGSVLRVNGLTVTLTPKGGVVPAGLGKVELAGDLTFHTVPQRLDIARLSLSTPTMKVGANGTAALGAQSFEGLLTLAGSPRKALESLGTPMRTADPKALDALDLTLDVQATPAKVDVRTITGKLDDTAIQGKASAVMGAVQVIRAELALDAIDVDRYLPPEGDKQAGGKAPEKGAAPAAGKDGKAAPQDGTAEAKKSLRTIDADVTFKAGRLVAAKVPMTNVLVRLVADKGLVRINPLQLNLGGGAVNGDITADTRAEATRSRIVTTVKGVEVGELQQAALGKRHVSARTDVKTDLTATGDDWNAAKHTLAGTASLAMTQGTIHGFQIIPEGIKGAESKRAGSSGQKFDSLTASIRADKGVVSNKDLKFVSPGIGATGAGTADLGRNVVDYAATLDVTGLPKIPIKISGALDSPSYGVDPTKMLMNTLEGAGGVIQAPVEKGGEAVKGIGGAIKGLLPGQKQ; encoded by the coding sequence ATGAACAGAACGCTCAAACTCGTGGCCGCCGCCATCGGCGCCCTGGTCATCCTTGCCGCCGCAGCCATCGCCATCGTGGTGGCCACCATCAACCCCAACGACTACAAGGGCCGCATCGCCGATGCCGCGCGCTCGGCCACGGGCCGCGAACTGGTCTTCGACGGCGACCTTTCGCTGTCCTTCTTTCCGTGGCTGGGCGTTGCCTTCGGCCCCATGCACCTCGGCAATCCGCCGGACTTTCCCAAGGCGCCCGCCCCGTCCCCTGCATCTGGGGATGACGACATTTTCCTGCGCATCAAGGGCGGTGGGCTGCGCGTGGCCTTCATGCCCCTGCTGTCCAAGCGGGTGGAGGTGGCGGAACTGATGCTGGACGGGCTGCACCTGAACCTGGTGCGCGCCGCCGATGGCCGCACCAACTGGGACTTCGCCAAGCCCGGCCAGGCTCCGGCAGCGCCCGCGTCCCCCGCGGCTCCCACCCCCCAGCCCGCACAGCCACAGGCCTCGGGCGGCGCCCCCATGGCCGTGGCCGTGGACAGCCTGTCGGTGAACGGGGCCTCGCTGTCCTTCCGCGACCTGGGCACCGGGCAGCAGTTCCGCGCCCGCGACCTGAACATCAACGTCAACGGCCTGGCCCCCGGCGGCGACCCCGCCGACATCAAGCTTGTCGTGGCCATGTCCGGCCAGAAGCCGGACATCGAGGCGGACCTGTCCGTCATCGCCAAGGTGCAGTCCGACCTGGACGGCTCGGTATTGCGGGTGAACGGACTGACCGTGACCCTTACCCCCAAGGGCGGCGTGGTGCCCGCCGGGCTCGGCAAGGTGGAACTGGCGGGCGATCTGACCTTCCACACCGTGCCGCAGCGGCTGGACATCGCCCGGCTGTCGCTGTCCACACCCACCATGAAGGTGGGCGCCAACGGCACCGCCGCGCTGGGGGCGCAGTCGTTCGAGGGGCTGCTGACCCTGGCCGGGTCACCCCGCAAGGCGCTGGAATCGCTGGGCACCCCCATGCGCACCGCCGACCCCAAGGCGCTGGACGCCCTGGACCTCACACTGGACGTGCAGGCCACGCCCGCCAAGGTGGATGTGCGCACCATCACCGGCAAGCTGGACGACACCGCCATTCAGGGCAAGGCGTCCGCCGTGATGGGCGCGGTGCAGGTCATCCGGGCAGAGTTGGCGCTGGACGCCATCGACGTGGACCGCTACCTGCCGCCGGAAGGGGACAAGCAGGCCGGGGGCAAGGCCCCCGAAAAGGGCGCTGCACCAGCTGCCGGCAAGGACGGCAAGGCGGCCCCGCAGGACGGCACGGCAGAGGCCAAGAAGAGCCTGCGCACCATCGACGCGGACGTCACCTTCAAGGCCGGACGGCTGGTAGCCGCCAAGGTACCCATGACCAACGTGCTGGTGCGTCTGGTGGCCGACAAGGGGCTGGTGCGCATCAATCCGCTGCAACTGAACCTCGGCGGCGGCGCGGTGAACGGCGACATCACCGCCGACACCCGCGCCGAAGCGACCAGGTCGCGCATCGTCACCACCGTGAAGGGGGTGGAGGTGGGCGAACTGCAACAGGCCGCGCTGGGCAAGCGCCATGTTTCGGCCCGCACCGACGTGAAGACCGACCTCACCGCCACCGGCGACGACTGGAACGCCGCCAAGCACACCCTGGCGGGCACGGCCTCGCTGGCCATGACCCAGGGTACCATCCACGGCTTCCAGATCATCCCCGAAGGCATCAAGGGCGCGGAATCCAAGCGTGCCGGGTCGTCCGGCCAGAAGTTCGACAGCCTCACTGCGTCCATCCGCGCCGACAAGGGCGTGGTCAGCAACAAGGACCTCAAGTTCGTTTCGCCGGGCATCGGCGCCACGGGCGCGGGCACCGCCGACCTTGGCCGCAACGTGGTGGATTACGCCGCCACGCTCGACGTCACCGGTTTGCCCAAGATCCCCATCAAGATCAGTGGCGCGCTGGATTCGCCCAGCTACGGGGTGGACCCGACCAAGATGCTGATGAACACCCTGGAAGGCGCCGGTGGCGTCATTCAGGCCCCGGTGGAAAAGGGGGGCGAAGCCGTGAAGGGCATCGGCGGGGCCATCAAGGGCCTGTTGCCGGGCCAGAAGCAGTAG